The Macadamia integrifolia cultivar HAES 741 unplaced genomic scaffold, SCU_Mint_v3 scaffold1321, whole genome shotgun sequence genome includes the window AGAACCTACCTTCCTAATCTGAAACAAAATTAAACTTGCATCTAAatccaaaagaaataaaaatctcacttaATTAAGAATACTACCAAACTAGTTCTAGCCCTAAAAGGGAAagtaaaaaaagataaaaaagaaagtaaataaaagatatttctaAATCCATTGCCCGACTGCATTATTAAGGAATGCAACCAACTCTATCTCCTTATTGGCTTAGACTTGGCTTCATTAATTAAATCCATTGATTTGAGATATACTTGGTCAACAAGTAACTTGtcataattaggaaactaattcCAACGAGTAACTATCATAATGAGGAAACTTATTGTCTACTTGACTAACAAGTTATGGTCATATGTGACACTcaaattaggaaactaatttactacaatctcccacttgaaccatatgaccacTTAATGATAATCTCAAACATGTCTTGCATTTAAACATCATATTGCAGTAAAGACAACCCAGTCACTTCACACCGACACAATCATTATACCTTGTCtgaacaaaactactaatgtAAATCATGGCGGTTATACATTATGTAACGATATACTCCCTTCCATAGTCAAAACACTAGCAACTTAATTTAGACCGGTGCATAAATAGGAAATAGACAAAGTATGTAACTTaatggtccaacataatatcTTACTTGTATCAAAGCAAAAGTGTACATATAAAGATTAAAGCAagaaatattcagaaacaacTGAAATATGATCATTTTATTGAAGATGTGAAAATGTCTAATATATAACCATTTTATTAAACTTCATATAAACCCATGTCCGATACTAGATTTCTATAAAGTGTTTAGGCACTTATGCCTTGGTCATAGGATCCACTGTCATCAGACTTGTCTTAATGTGTGTAATAGACACTTCCTGTTTCTAAACAGCTTCCTTCACAAAGTTGTATTGCACTCCGAAATGCTTTGCTTTACTTGAATGATTGTCATTCTTTGAGTAATATACAACGGCAACATTGTACAGTCTCAACGGCTTCGTAATGGTGTCAACAACTTGACGTCCTGTGAAAAAAATTCCACAATCAAATTGCCATAGATGTGGCTTCAAAGCAAGCATGCACAAACTCTGGTTGCATAGTGGAATTAGACACACAGGCCTTTTATTTTTGACTTCCAAGAAATTGCTCCTCCCGCAAGTAGAAAGACATCCAAATGTGGACTTTCTACTATCAAGGTATCCAACATAGTGAGAGTCTAAATATTCGATCACCTCCAATTGATTATATGCTTTGTAAGTAAGCGTGTACTCCAGTCCTCTGCTTGGCATAAAGCCTAACTTCATCAAGTTTATTCTACAATTTGACTAGATTCTTTTAGCTCCTCTCTCCTGGtcctttcaaaattttcttttccttttgatcTATTATCATGGATAAACTCGGTCAGAGATCAGATTGTGTTTGGTGGTGTTCATGTGTGTTGGACAGTATGCAATTCCAATTTGAAAGTGCTACCTTTGTGACAATTTGAAATTGTCCGTTGATAACATAGTTGGGGCGTCTTCAATGACTAATGTGTGGATGTCAAGGGGTACGGTGGTCAGGTCATTAATGTAACCAACTAGTTACCTTCTTTCTGTGTAATGCAAAAAGGTaagttctctctctttttcgtttttttggGGTCACCTCGGGTAATTTTACTAGGTGAGGAATTAGTTGTCATGGTTTCCATACTCTTAGCTTTGGTGCTGGGCTTAAAGTTATCTCCATTCGGATTCTCGGTATATAGCTTTGTCATGTTCAATATTTTCACTTGTCCAACTTAGTTTTAGGTTAGAATTATTCGTGTTGGCAGTGTCCTGTTTGTCAAGTCTTCAGAAGCTTGTTCATTATAATAAGCAAATGGAAATAATTTAACTGGTACTGATGCATTTACATGACAGCAATTGTCTATAAAGTTGCTACAATTTATTGATCATACTGTTTCAGAATATAATTCATTTGTGTGCTAACTGTAATTATATATGATGATGTTTTGAGGTTAtcttttgtattttcttctgGGGAAATTTTGTACACTTAAAATTATATACCGCAACTGCTGGTTATACATGGTAAAGTTCACCAATTATCAGAAATTTAGGGCTTGTTTGGGATCGTTCCTAGAACATTTCAGGAATGATCCCATTCCAGCCCTTATTGATCCATCTTATATATGGCCCCTGCCAATCTTGTCAGTAAGATTTTAGCCAAAGTTAGCATCCTATATGGGCCATAACATAAAAGACTTCACAGTTGAGAATAGTAGATATGATTTGGGGAAGGGTTCCCACGATGCCAGAGTTGGGGGGAAATCTCCCACGTCACACCACTGGCGGCGCAGGGAACATTATAATCTACAAGGGCCCACATGGTTGGGTAGGGaatagaataataaaaaaaacccatggGAGAGGATGTCAGTACACTGGTATTGTGGAGAACTTTTTCTCATGATTTTGCATAGTGAGATTAGGGGTTTTGGGCTTCACAAGGATAAGAAAAGTGATAATTTGAACATAGCCTCTGACCGTTTCCTTGAATAAGCCATATATCAAATATCACTGGTGTTTATTTCCTTTTGCTcacccccgcccccccccccccccacccccaaacacccaaaaaaaaaaagtgatgccTTTCTGGTGGCTCATAATTTGAACATAATCTCTGGAAAACTAATAGTCAAGTCTTTTCGTCTTTCCTCAGGCCAGGTCAAATCATATTTATAACTTTTCAATTTAGCCTCTGTCGTGTGACATTTGATGTATTGCTTATAATGGTCTACTTTTAGAATGTTTATATCGACGATGAATATGTACCCCTTATGGATGGTGCAATGAGAAATTCGATTGTTCTTCAAGCTTCTTTGGCTATTTCAAGTTACCTTATAATTAATTTGTTGTTGCAGATGGCCGAGATGTGGGACCACCTGGCATTTCTTCTGGGGGAAGGCCAAAACCCTGCATGAAATTCTTCAGGTTTGCTCTTTCCTATTCTGTAGTTGGTCATCATTTCTAATACAGATCTTTATTATTCAAAATGGACTCTCTTGAACATTCCCCATAGATAAATGGCTGAAAAGGAGAACGATAGCTGAGCTTTAAAGTTCTTGAACCAGACCAGTATTTTGTCTTTCAGGTCTGGCAGTGCTATCATGGCAGCAGTTTCACTCTCACATCAGCTTCCGATGACATGGAAGTGAAAAATTGCTGCAGCTGAGGCCTCAGGTATACAAGGGGAGGAATGTTGAATACATATTTCATATGACCGGGATTGTTAATCTCTGTGAAATCAAAGGGCTTATCTCTCTATCTTAAAGGAATTGGTTAAAAACATGAACCTGATAAACCACCTTTATCCACGATTGCATCCGAATTaccaattttctttcttgtttagtGAAGGTCTATATTACAGGAGGTGGAAACAATAGGTTCTCTTGAGGACCTTAACTGTAGATGTTAAAGCTCGTTGTCACACATGGATTTCATTCACATTCTTTGGATCCTCCTGTTAATGGTCCCACCTAACCTTCcccccaatccaagaaaatTTACTATTGGATAAAGTCGACCATTTGGTCTGTTGCATTCTTTCAGATTCCATATAATAATATACAGTTCAGGGAAACAGCATGGATTCAACGAGTACAGTGATCTGATTGGGGCAGTTTTGTAGTTGAAACTTTTGGAACTCATTAAGTATATATCCTGGTGGTGGGCTGATTCTCCAAAGTAGACCGTCCCATGTAGACCAAAGTTGTTTCCTTCTCTGTTTTGTTGTTAAAGGCTTTGTATTTACCATTTTCATGTCTTCTGACAGTACTTCAGGTTGCCCATTTGGTGAATCTTGCCACTTCCTGCACTATATACCAGGGGGTCTCAGTTCGTTGGGTCTAAGTCCTGTAGTATCTCTCTCAGCTGCTTCAGCTACTGCTTCTCAGAGGAAACAGATGGGGCCCATGGGGGACCCAACTGGCATGGTTAGTGGCTACAAAACAAAGCTTTGCAACAGGTACAACACTCCTGAGGGTTGCAGGTTTGGTGACAAATGTCATTTTGCGCATGGGGAGAAAGATCTGCGGCCGCCGAACAGTCATTCTCGAGGGAACATCCCACGAGGTCTTCCTGGATTCAATGGTGGGGACTCTAGCTTCACAAACTCAGATACGGTGGGAAGTTCGAACTTCAATTCTCAAGGCTATGGTGAGCCAAACCCACCCGATGTTGCAGTTATTGATGGTTCTGCTAACTATGCAGCTGGTCCGGCTGGTGAAAATGTACAGGTGTATTAATAAAGGTTACTAAATGGGCACTACATGGTGGGGTTTTACTGACCAAACTTGCATATGGTGGCTATTATTTTTCGAGTGCCTCTTCTAACGAGGTTTTAGTCAGTCTGGTGGATGGTAactgttatttcagttttataaGAACCTGTTCTATTTTAGGAGAATTTGTGACAGCATGGCTCTGGCGTTGAGAAGAACTTGCTTCTGATCACTCCTACAGAGGGATGAGGTTGATATATATGGTAATTGAAGATTTCGATCTGCACCTATGGCAGCCCCAACTGCTGCCTATTGAGAGTTACATTGGTTACAAAGTAACAAGATACTGAAGTTTATGCATTGTTTTGATAATGGAGTCAATTTAATGGAGTTGAGTTTGTATTTGTTCCAGCAGTTCTTAAGAGGTTTTATATTATGAGAATGATCATTATTGGTTGATGTATGGTTTCAGAAATCTCGACGTTGACGCCTATGATTTGTAGTTACTGGAAACTGCATTTCGTGTTCTCCAGGAGCCTTTGTGCTGCAAAAAgactactatatatatatatatatatatatatctcatctATGGGTACTTGGGGTTTGATATTGTTGCAAATAATATCATATGCTGCCCTTACGGATAAATAAATGCATGGCAGGTTCTGATGTCTTGCATTATGTATCTATTCAATCCTTGGCAGGCTGCAATGTTCATGTCAGTTTTTCTACTTCAATAAAATCTTGTGCAAAATATAGGTGGAGTGAATTCTTCAGTGTTGTGATTGTGGCATGCACCTAATAGGACAGGTAAAACAGTTCAAAGCCTATCTTTTTTTAACTAATTTTCTGcgataagaaaaataaagtagatTTTTCTAAGGTTCCATCTTGTTTGGGTGTgagagaaatgaaattttcactaGAAAGTatagaaggaaaattttgtaaGGGTGGGGTGGGTGGTTTGGAATTATATGGGTGCACCTTTTTGTCACCAAGCACTAGCTCAACAAGAGTTACAGCTTCTTGTAAGCAGCTCTTATTCCACCTGTAGCACCGCTTACGAGAGCATGCAAGGGAGTGTAACAACGATTTCTTTTGCACTCCccttttctatttctctctttttttagagGTATTATTGCATACTTGAGTAGTGAAATCTTCGTTCCTTTGTATCTGAGCTGTGAGTAGCAGGCTTGTAAGCTCGTGCAACACATTCTGGTGATAAGAGTTAATGTATTTCTTTTACTCTGTGATCTCTATCCCTCCGGTCTTACTTATTGAGGCGTTTCCTCTGTTTGCTTGGCTGCTTTTCGCGCTTTTGAAGAAATTGCTTTCAGCAAGCTTTGAAAGAAGAAGGGCTGGGCAGACTAGGTTGTTATAAGTGAGTATCTTTCTAGGTCTGTTCGTTTGGAAAAACGAATAAAAGCATTTTGGTGAAGTGAGAAGTAACCTTTTTTTTCGTAGAATTGAGCAACTCGGGATGCATTTGGGCAGTTGAGGCCAGTGCCTGGTGCCCAATGGATGCATAACGTGGTTGCTTGGTTGGGCATTACACTCTAGTTGAACCCAGATAGGGGTGAGGTGATTTACAGTCAGGCTTGCCTTACAATTGTCATCATTTAGTGGAATATGGGACAACATGTGCCTTTCTCCTAACAGAAAGATTTCCCCATTGTATTTTTCTCAGAAGTTATTTATATCAGGCCAGGGCCAAAAGGGATATTTAAAATAGTTTTCAAGGGTTCATTGGCTATGTAAAATGATAGTATTTATCTTAATTAATGATAGTATTTATCTTAATTAAAAAACTAGTGTTTTCGGCCAAAAGGGTAagat containing:
- the LOC122063432 gene encoding zinc finger CCCH domain-containing protein 56-like is translated as MEPYPKRSRFENGGFGVNPRGSEQQDWGFYQQSNGGGDLECRRFNTPEGCPFGSNCRFRHVTADGRDVGPPGISSGGRPKPCMKFFSTSGCPFGESCHFLHYIPGGLSSLGLSPVVSLSAASATASQRKQMGPMGDPTGMVSGYKTKLCNRYNTPEGCRFGDKCHFAHGEKDLRPPNSHSRGNIPRGLPGFNGGDSSFTNSDTVGSSNFNSQGYGEPNPPDVAVIDGSANYAAGPAGENVQVY